A genome region from Streptomyces antimycoticus includes the following:
- a CDS encoding FG-GAP repeat domain-containing protein: MTPAPPPTAPPGRVPGPRLRSLLRVPTASIAAGTACLALLLAACGPEDGGAQGGRDGSSSASGSVITPTATAPVPHGKGSRLPDDVNGDGYPDLRLPVPSGKGGLPSRIAFVHGSSHGLNPATRTVLRHRDLGLPSQDVTVAGATEVTTADLDGDGYADVTTTAGEALDERETERTQATVRTVPYISWGGPGGPRRTRSAARVQLTGPEDGVDAQRPTVGDFNGDGHHDLALIREDRRSLLVLYGPFNRAGKAARTVPYASPLDGHGEIGDLIADTITGTDAADGTDAGTHASDGHRATDLVVHAVNDNDQSGSTLLAAGSHGLSPEGRRLREGNAITFGDFDGDGRRDVAVGDSGTRNDEPGVETERPDIGKTVSVYYKRAAQPGRADPRPLAPHPLKMPGMSGKLAAADTNGDGTDELAVSLGRGGVELLTLRRSSHSATIRVAGRHLLTRAAPSVVDGKTIRKGERAARLYDVADFDHDGKDEVVLAWGPGLAFSRYGERPEWWWITDGTKDKTAFSSKPFAADAD, encoded by the coding sequence ATGACGCCCGCACCTCCCCCCACCGCACCACCCGGCCGCGTCCCGGGCCCCCGACTCCGCTCCCTCCTCCGCGTCCCCACCGCCTCCATCGCCGCAGGTACGGCCTGTCTGGCGCTGCTGCTCGCCGCCTGCGGCCCCGAGGACGGCGGCGCACAGGGCGGGCGCGACGGCTCCTCCTCCGCCAGCGGGTCCGTCATCACCCCCACCGCCACCGCGCCCGTCCCCCACGGCAAGGGCAGCCGGCTGCCGGATGACGTCAACGGCGACGGCTACCCCGATCTGCGGCTCCCCGTCCCGTCCGGCAAAGGGGGGCTGCCCAGCCGGATCGCGTTCGTCCACGGCTCGTCCCACGGCCTGAATCCCGCCACCCGCACCGTGCTCCGTCACCGCGACCTCGGTCTGCCGTCCCAGGACGTCACCGTCGCGGGCGCGACCGAGGTGACCACGGCCGACCTCGACGGCGACGGCTACGCCGACGTCACCACCACGGCGGGCGAGGCGCTCGACGAACGCGAGACGGAGCGCACCCAGGCCACCGTCCGGACCGTCCCCTACATCTCCTGGGGCGGCCCCGGCGGCCCCCGGAGGACCCGCTCCGCCGCCCGCGTCCAGCTGACCGGCCCGGAGGACGGCGTGGACGCCCAGCGCCCGACCGTCGGCGACTTCAACGGCGACGGCCACCACGACCTGGCCCTGATCCGCGAGGACCGCCGCTCGCTGCTGGTGCTGTACGGGCCGTTCAACCGGGCGGGCAAGGCCGCCCGGACCGTTCCGTACGCGAGCCCGCTGGACGGCCACGGCGAGATCGGCGATCTCATCGCCGACACCATCACCGGCACCGACGCCGCGGACGGCACCGACGCCGGCACCCACGCCTCCGACGGTCACCGCGCCACCGATCTGGTGGTGCACGCGGTCAACGACAACGACCAGTCCGGCTCCACCCTCCTCGCCGCCGGCTCCCACGGCCTCAGCCCGGAGGGCCGCAGGCTGCGCGAGGGCAACGCGATCACGTTCGGCGACTTCGACGGCGACGGCCGCCGCGATGTCGCGGTCGGCGACAGCGGCACCCGTAATGACGAGCCGGGCGTCGAGACGGAGCGGCCGGACATCGGTAAGACGGTGAGCGTCTACTACAAGAGGGCGGCGCAGCCGGGGCGTGCCGATCCGCGCCCTCTTGCACCACACCCCCTCAAGATGCCGGGGATGTCGGGCAAGCTGGCCGCCGCCGACACCAACGGTGACGGCACCGATGAGCTGGCCGTCTCGCTCGGCCGGGGCGGCGTCGAGCTGCTCACCCTGCGCCGAAGCTCCCACTCCGCCACGATCCGCGTCGCCGGGCGTCACCTCTTGACCCGCGCGGCACCTTCCGTCGTGGACGGCAAGACGATCCGTAAGGGCGAGCGTGCGGCCCGGCTCTACGACGTCGCGGACTTCGATCATGACGGTAAGGACGAGGTCGTCCTGGCGTGGGGCCCCGGCCTGGCCTTCTCGCGATACGGCGAACGTCCCGAGTGGTGGTGGATCACGGACGGCACGAAGGACAAGACGGCCTTCAGCAGCAAGCCGTTCGCGGCGGACGCGGACTAG
- a CDS encoding Yip1 family protein: MVAGFRIGRGRDSHSAQQGQQQRPPQSPYGQQEPYGGQQPPQWQQPSSQGEPEYFGGQDPHYGPRPGHGPGPAGHGQGQRPYGQGGGYADNNAGHTQQFSIGEAPDAYDPYGQAPGSYDDGYGGQTYRTGSSTAPPAGPRLHWQQLLSGIVLRPSATFWQMRDYAVWGPALIVTFIYGLLAVFGFDDAREDVLNAPMANSIPWVLTAGVAMVISGLILGAVTHTLARQLGGDGTWAPTIGLSMLIMSITDAPRLVFALFLGGDSSLVKVVGWLTWLAAGTLFTTMVSKSHDLPWQKALGASALQLIALLSLLKLGTL, encoded by the coding sequence ATGGTGGCTGGATTCAGGATCGGACGCGGACGGGACTCCCACTCCGCGCAACAAGGGCAGCAGCAGCGGCCGCCGCAGTCGCCGTACGGACAGCAGGAGCCGTACGGCGGTCAGCAGCCGCCGCAGTGGCAGCAGCCCTCCTCACAGGGAGAGCCGGAGTACTTCGGCGGCCAGGACCCGCACTACGGCCCCAGGCCCGGGCACGGCCCTGGCCCCGCAGGCCATGGCCAGGGGCAGAGACCGTACGGCCAGGGCGGCGGCTACGCCGACAACAACGCGGGCCATACACAGCAGTTCAGCATCGGCGAGGCGCCCGACGCGTACGACCCGTACGGCCAGGCCCCCGGTTCGTACGACGACGGCTACGGCGGGCAGACGTACCGCACCGGCTCCTCCACCGCCCCGCCCGCCGGCCCCCGGCTGCACTGGCAGCAGCTGCTGAGCGGCATCGTGCTGCGCCCGTCGGCCACCTTCTGGCAGATGCGGGACTACGCGGTGTGGGGCCCGGCGCTGATCGTGACCTTCATCTACGGTCTGCTGGCGGTCTTCGGCTTCGACGACGCCCGTGAGGACGTCCTCAACGCCCCTATGGCCAACAGCATCCCGTGGGTGCTCACCGCGGGCGTCGCCATGGTGATCAGCGGACTGATCCTGGGCGCCGTCACCCACACCCTCGCGCGCCAGTTGGGCGGCGACGGCACCTGGGCACCGACCATCGGCCTGTCGATGCTGATCATGTCGATCACGGACGCGCCGCGACTGGTGTTCGCGCTCTTCCTGGGCGGTGACAGCTCGCTGGTGAAGGTGGTGGGCTGGCTGACCTGGCTGGCCGCGGGCACGCTCTTCACCACGATGGTGAGCAAGTCGCACGACCTGCCGTGGCAGAAGGCGCTGGGCGCGTCGGCGCTCCAGCTGATCGCCCTGCTGAGCCTGCTGAAGCTGGGGACGCTGTAA
- a CDS encoding phosphoribosyltransferase, which yields MGEQRENLTYERFGVAVRELAEKIAEDGYEPDIVLSIARGGVFVAGGLAYALDCKNIHLVNVEFYTGVGTTLDMPVMLAPVPNAIDFSDKKVLIADDVADTGKTLKLVRDFCLGSVAEVRSAVIYEKPQSLVKCEYIWKRTDQWINFPWSVEPPVVRREGQVRDA from the coding sequence ATGGGTGAGCAGCGCGAGAACCTTACGTACGAGCGGTTCGGGGTCGCGGTTCGTGAGCTGGCGGAGAAGATCGCCGAGGATGGGTACGAGCCCGACATCGTGCTCTCCATAGCCCGTGGCGGGGTCTTCGTGGCCGGCGGGCTGGCGTACGCGCTCGACTGCAAGAACATCCACCTGGTGAACGTGGAGTTCTACACGGGCGTGGGGACCACCCTCGACATGCCCGTGATGCTCGCGCCCGTGCCCAACGCGATCGACTTCTCCGACAAGAAGGTGCTGATCGCCGATGACGTGGCGGACACCGGCAAGACGCTGAAGCTGGTCCGTGACTTCTGCCTCGGCTCGGTCGCCGAGGTGCGCAGTGCGGTGATCTACGAGAAGCCGCAGTCGCTGGTGAAGTGCGAGTACATCTGGAAGCGCACCGATCAGTGGATCAACTTCCCGTGGAGCGTCGAACCGCCCGTGGTGCGGCGGGAGGGGCAGGTACGGGACGCCTGA
- a CDS encoding DUF7660 family protein: MQQLPDHPAHRVDSREALVCHILSLRDDLLTRSNQWENPTLESYLEAPAAWIEGSPGWYRGFGQEMPTDGDWKLFARALSAAVVYE, encoded by the coding sequence ATGCAGCAGCTTCCAGACCACCCAGCGCACCGAGTTGACAGCAGGGAAGCCCTGGTGTGCCACATACTCAGCCTGCGCGACGATCTCCTCACGCGAAGCAATCAGTGGGAGAACCCCACGCTTGAGAGCTACCTGGAGGCGCCGGCGGCATGGATCGAAGGCTCACCAGGTTGGTACCGAGGCTTCGGCCAGGAGATGCCGACGGACGGTGACTGGAAGCTCTTTGCCCGTGCTTTGAGTGCCGCAGTCGTGTACGAGTGA
- the dcd gene encoding dCTP deaminase, translating into MLLSDKDIRAEIDAGRVRIDPYDPAMVQPSSIDVRLDRFFRVFENHRYPHIDPAVEQPDLTRLVEPEGDDAFILHPGEFVLASTYEVVSLPDDIASRLEGKSSLGRLGLLTHSTAGFIDPGFSGHVTLELSNVATLPIKLWPGMKIGQLCMFRLTSPAEHPYGSAHYGSRYQGQRGPTPSRSFQRFHRTKV; encoded by the coding sequence GTGCTTCTCTCAGACAAGGACATCCGGGCCGAGATCGACGCCGGACGGGTGCGGATTGATCCGTACGACCCGGCGATGGTGCAGCCGTCGAGTATCGATGTACGGCTGGACCGGTTCTTCCGGGTGTTCGAGAACCACCGCTATCCCCATATCGACCCGGCGGTGGAGCAGCCCGATCTGACGCGGCTCGTGGAGCCCGAGGGCGATGACGCGTTCATCCTGCATCCCGGGGAGTTCGTGCTCGCCTCGACGTACGAGGTCGTATCGCTGCCCGACGACATCGCCTCGCGGCTCGAGGGAAAGTCGAGTCTGGGGCGGCTCGGGCTGCTGACGCACTCCACGGCGGGCTTCATCGACCCGGGGTTCTCCGGGCATGTCACGCTCGAGCTGTCGAATGTCGCGACGTTGCCGATCAAGCTGTGGCCGGGGATGAAGATCGGGCAGCTGTGCATGTTCCGGCTGACCTCGCCCGCCGAGCATCCTTACGGTTCCGCCCATTACGGCTCGCGTTATCAGGGGCAGCGCGGGCCGACGCCTTCGCGGTCGTTCCAGCGGTTCCATCGGACGAAGGTGTGA